In Candidatus Kapaibacterium sp., the following are encoded in one genomic region:
- a CDS encoding IS3 family transposase: MIGKNKVARLMREQSLKSVVKREFKAATNSNHSLPVAENQLKQNFTTISPNKVWASDITYIWTREGWLYLVVVIDIFTRQIISWRVDTRLSKAFVHSAIEKSITERKPKQGLIFHSDRGVQYASNEVRNLLENNHISQSMSRKGNCYDNAITETFFHTLKMELVYQTRFKTRSEAEMMIFEYIEVFYNRHRMHSSLNYLSPLEFEQQFFSNK; the protein is encoded by the coding sequence ATGATAGGTAAGAACAAGGTTGCAAGACTGATGCGAGAGCAATCTTTAAAATCAGTCGTAAAGCGAGAATTTAAAGCAGCTACCAATTCAAATCATAGTCTTCCGGTGGCTGAGAATCAATTAAAACAGAATTTTACAACAATAAGCCCAAATAAAGTATGGGCATCGGATATAACATATATCTGGACACGAGAAGGCTGGCTTTATCTAGTCGTTGTAATTGACATATTTACAAGACAGATAATCAGCTGGCGAGTTGACACAAGATTAAGCAAAGCGTTTGTACATTCTGCGATAGAAAAGTCAATCACGGAAAGGAAGCCCAAGCAAGGATTGATTTTTCACTCAGATAGAGGTGTGCAATACGCAAGCAACGAGGTACGCAATCTGCTTGAAAATAATCATATATCGCAAAGTATGAGTAGAAAAGGCAATTGTTATGACAATGCAATAACAGAAACATTTTTCCATACATTAAAAATGGAATTAGTTTACCAAACACGATTTAAAACAAGGAGTGAAGCTGAGATGATGATATTCGAGTATATTGAAGTGTTCTATAACAGACATAGGATGCATTCCAGTTTGAATTATTTATCTCCGCTAGAATTTGAACAACAATTTTTTAGTAACAAATAA